In one window of Zingiber officinale cultivar Zhangliang chromosome 11A, Zo_v1.1, whole genome shotgun sequence DNA:
- the LOC122032736 gene encoding probable xyloglucan endotransglucosylase/hydrolase protein 32 gives MALLLLASIAVSMLHWGGNAQPSPGYYPSNRFKPLPGFYHGYSNLWGAPHQIVSGDQSSVTLWLDRSSGSGFKSNRPYRSGYFAASIKLQAGYTAGVITAFYLSNDQAHPGSHDEVDIEFMGNTPGKPYRLQTNVYIRGTGDRRYVGREMKFHLWFDPTVDFHNYAILWNPNEIIFYVDDIPIRRYPRKSADIFPMRPMWMYGTIWDASAWATDRGKYRVDYRYQPFVSRFTKFIIRGCSAFAPPNCRVAQSSPMGSGLSPQQYSAMRWVQNNYMVYNYCTDPGRDHSRTPECY, from the exons ATGGCTCTCCTCCTCCTCGCCTCCATCGCCGTCTCCATGCTGCATTGGGGCGGCAATGCTCAGCCTTCCCCAGGCTACTACCCCAGCAACAGGTTCAAGCCCTTGCCAGGCTTCTACCATGGCTACAGCAATCTATGGGGGGCTCCGCACCAGATTGTCTCAGGAGACCAGTCCTCAGTCACCCTTTGGTTAGACAGGAGCTCAG GCAGCGGATTCAAGTCCAACCGACCCTATCGAAGTGGCTATTTTGCTgcctccatcaagctccaagcAGGCTACACGGCTGGGGTCATCACTGCTTTCTAT CTCTCAAACGACCAGGCGCATCCTGGATCCCATGATGAGGTAGACATCGAGTTCATGGGGAACACTCCGGGGAAGCCTTACAGGCTGCAGACAAACGTGTACATCAGGGGAACCGGCGACCGGAGATACGTCGGCAGGGAGATGAAGTTCCACTTGTGGTTCGACCCTACTGTCGATTTCCACAACTATGCCATCCTGTGGAACCCAAATGAAATCAT AttctatgtggatgacataccgATAAGGAGGTATCCAAGAAAGAGTGCCGACATCTTCCCGATGCGGCCGATGTGGATGTATGGCACCATATGGGATGCGTCCGCCTGGGCCACGGACAGGGGCAAGTACAGGGTGGACTACAGGTACCAGCCCTTCGTCTCCCGGTTCACCAAGTTCATCATCCGAGGCTGCTCGGCCTTCGCCCCGCCGAACTGCCGGGTGGCGCAGTCGTCGCCGATGGGCTCGGGGCTCAGCCCGCAACAGTACTCTGCCATGCGATGGGTCCAGAACAACTACATGGTGTACAACTACTGCACCGACCCTGGCAGGGATCATTCCCGGACACCAGAGTGCTATTGA